In Sporichthya polymorpha DSM 43042, a genomic segment contains:
- a CDS encoding Rieske (2Fe-2S) protein gives MAAAETPHHPDEPEGAPGRRAVLRGISAMGLAAFTVPMALSSNAVATTEAETAPLPKPDPKKKGKKKGAAKGKKKGAAKGGKLVKDGDTPIASTEDIPVNSGALFEADEYIITQPKAGQFLGYDSLCTHEGCPVDAFDTPGEMNCSCHGAKFDIKSGKVLDGPAKKPLPKKPIIVEGGQIYKAKKA, from the coding sequence ATGGCTGCTGCGGAAACGCCCCATCACCCCGACGAACCGGAAGGCGCACCCGGCCGGCGCGCCGTCCTGCGGGGAATCTCGGCGATGGGTCTCGCCGCGTTCACCGTCCCGATGGCCCTGAGCTCGAACGCCGTCGCGACGACCGAGGCCGAGACCGCTCCCCTCCCGAAGCCCGACCCCAAGAAGAAGGGGAAGAAGAAGGGCGCGGCGAAGGGCAAGAAGAAGGGCGCCGCCAAGGGCGGCAAGCTCGTCAAGGACGGCGACACCCCCATCGCCTCCACCGAGGACATCCCCGTGAACAGCGGGGCTCTCTTCGAGGCGGACGAGTACATCATCACCCAGCCGAAGGCCGGCCAGTTCCTGGGCTACGACTCCCTCTGCACCCACGAGGGCTGCCCCGTCGACGCCTTCGACACCCCCGGCGAGATGAACTGCTCGTGCCACGGCGCGAAGTTCGACATCAAGAGCGGCAAGGTCCTCGACGGTCCGGCCAAGAAGCCGCTGCCGAAGAAGCCGATCATCGTCGAGGGCGGCCAGATCTACAAGGCGAAGAAGGCCTGA